A window from Shimia isoporae encodes these proteins:
- a CDS encoding tryptophan 2,3-dioxygenase has translation MAAYDPASDGAKMSYADAMSYGDYLRLDGILSQQHPQSTAHDEMLFIIQHQTSELWMKLALHELSAAREALIAGDLTHMFKMLARVSRIFEQLNSAWDVLRTMTPADYTTFREALGPSSGFQSHQYRLIEYVLGNRNPNMLKPHAHRPDMVAALEAELARPSFYDEVIRFLFVSLDGDDSALPPPQLMSPHSAVPAVQSRWKKVYEDVDTHWRLYELGEKLVDLEDYFRRWRFNHVTTVERVIGFKRGTGGTSGVQYLRRMLDVELFPELWHLRGDL, from the coding sequence ATGGCTGCTTATGATCCGGCTTCGGACGGCGCGAAAATGTCTTACGCTGATGCCATGTCGTATGGCGACTACCTGCGCCTAGATGGCATTCTGAGCCAGCAACATCCGCAAAGCACGGCGCATGACGAAATGCTGTTTATCATTCAGCATCAGACCAGTGAGTTGTGGATGAAGCTCGCCCTGCACGAACTGAGCGCTGCGCGGGAGGCTCTTATCGCCGGAGATCTCACGCATATGTTCAAGATGCTGGCCCGCGTTAGCAGAATTTTCGAACAGTTGAATTCTGCCTGGGATGTGCTGCGGACGATGACGCCCGCCGACTATACGACATTTCGCGAGGCGCTCGGCCCGTCCTCGGGTTTCCAGAGCCATCAATACAGGCTGATCGAATACGTTCTGGGAAACCGAAATCCGAACATGCTCAAACCTCATGCGCATCGACCGGATATGGTTGCAGCATTGGAGGCGGAACTGGCACGCCCGAGCTTTTACGACGAAGTGATCCGATTTCTGTTCGTGTCTCTCGACGGCGATGACAGCGCGCTTCCACCTCCCCAATTGATGAGCCCGCATTCGGCTGTTCCCGCAGTGCAGTCCCGCTGGAAGAAGGTATACGAGGATGTAGACACCCATTGGCGTCTGTACGAGCTGGGCGAGAAACTCGTGGACCTAGAAGACTATTTCCGCCGATGGCGGTTTAACCACGTCACCACGGTTGAACGGGTGATCGGCTTCAAACGGGGCACCGGCGGAACGTCGGGCGTCCAGTACCTGCGCAGGATGCTGGATGTGGAACTCTTCCCCGAACTTTGGCACCTGCGCGGAGACTTGTGA
- the napF gene encoding ferredoxin-type protein NapF, which produces MQGLRDVRAASPHSPARRSFLKGQFEHTDVMRPPGAIDVSAFTETCTHCGDCAAACPQAIITGDEDGFPIVDLSSRECTFCGTCADVCDAGAILPATGWDWRATVGDSCLSMQAIACRACEDHCDERAIRFQLKTGGRSEPLINIESCTGCGACASSCPAGAISFEQPLQVDQGNHDLPAASNHQPASIENEHMRMPGSRVTG; this is translated from the coding sequence ATGCAAGGTCTAAGAGACGTGAGGGCAGCAAGTCCGCATTCGCCGGCACGGCGGTCGTTCCTAAAGGGACAGTTTGAGCACACCGACGTGATGCGTCCGCCGGGCGCGATAGATGTGTCTGCCTTTACCGAGACCTGTACGCACTGCGGAGACTGCGCCGCCGCGTGCCCTCAAGCGATTATCACTGGCGACGAGGACGGCTTCCCAATTGTGGATTTGTCCAGCCGTGAATGTACTTTCTGCGGGACCTGTGCCGACGTCTGTGACGCCGGTGCGATTTTGCCCGCAACCGGGTGGGACTGGCGCGCCACGGTGGGCGATAGCTGCCTTTCTATGCAAGCAATCGCCTGCCGGGCCTGCGAAGACCACTGCGACGAGCGCGCGATCCGGTTCCAGTTGAAAACCGGAGGTCGCTCGGAACCTCTTATCAACATTGAAAGCTGCACAGGCTGCGGGGCCTGTGCTTCATCGTGCCCTGCCGGGGCAATCAGCTTTGAGCAACCCTTGCAGGTAGATCAGGGCAATCATGATCTCCCCGCCGCCAGCAACCATCAGCCAGCGAGTATCGAGAATGAACATATGCGGATGCCTGGTTCACGCGTCACCGGATAA
- a CDS encoding chaperone NapD — protein MKAAIEATEGGEVHAVEDGRMVVTIEDVEGKLASEQIMDMHNIPGVISVTLTYHHFEPSGADATASQPL, from the coding sequence GTGAAAGCCGCCATAGAAGCCACAGAAGGTGGCGAAGTCCATGCCGTCGAAGACGGGCGCATGGTTGTGACCATTGAAGATGTCGAGGGCAAGCTGGCCTCCGAACAGATCATGGACATGCACAATATTCCCGGCGTGATCTCCGTCACGCTCACCTATCACCATTTCGAACCCAGCGGCGCGGATGCGACCGCATCGCAACCGCTCTAA
- a CDS encoding nitrate reductase cytochrome c-type subunit, with the protein MKKQNIISLLAAFVVVISGTFVVAQQSGGVSALRPGEIDEVNYIDEVQKQDTSGRFSRNYRQQPPLIPHSIAQYQIDLNANQCLQCHDWTNAGDRGAPTLSMTHYLDREGNQLDAVAGTRWFCNQCHVPQANSPALVDNDFTPSSN; encoded by the coding sequence ATGAAAAAACAGAACATTATCAGCCTGCTGGCTGCCTTTGTTGTCGTGATCAGCGGCACATTTGTGGTTGCCCAACAGTCGGGCGGTGTTTCCGCATTGCGGCCCGGTGAAATCGATGAGGTGAACTATATCGACGAAGTCCAGAAGCAGGATACGTCGGGCCGGTTCAGCCGCAACTATCGTCAGCAGCCGCCGCTCATCCCGCATTCCATCGCGCAGTATCAGATCGATTTGAATGCAAACCAATGCCTACAGTGTCACGACTGGACAAACGCGGGCGACCGTGGGGCGCCGACATTGTCGATGACCCATTACCTTGACCGTGAAGGCAATCAGCTTGACGCGGTCGCCGGCACCCGCTGGTTCTGTAACCAGTGCCACGTGCCTCAGGCAAATTCGCCTGCGCTGGTCGACAACGACTTCACTCCGTCTTCCAACTGA
- the napA gene encoding nitrate reductase catalytic subunit NapA has product MTLPTSRRTFLKATAAAATASAAGITMPQDAKAQAGTPDIRWDKAPCRFCGTGCSVLVGTKEGRVVATQGDPKAPVNRGLNCIKGYFLSKIMYGEDRLTAPMLRKSNGVYDKNGEFTPVSWDEAFDVMALKFKEALKEKGPTGIGMFGSGQWTVWEGYAAAKLMKAGFLSNNIDPNARHCMASAVVGFMRAFGIDEPMGCYDDLEHADTFVLWGSNMAEMHPILWSRLTDTRLTKPGAQVHVLSTFEHRSFELADNGMIFTPQTDLAILNFIANYIIQTDAVNWDFVNKHVNFTKATTDIGYGLRDEHPLQQAAANPNNGKLESIDFEAFKEHVSEYTVEKVSELSGVPESQLLRLAQQYADPNRKVMSLWTMGFNQHTRGSWVNGLMYNVHLLVGKISEPGNSPFSLTGQPSACGTAREVGTFAHRLPADMVVGNDEHRAISEKKWKIPSGILNAKVGSHAVQQNRDLKDSKINAYWVQCNNNMQAAPNINEEGYPGYRNPDNFIVVSDPYPTVTALAADLILPTAMWVEKEGAYGNAERRTQFWRQQVDAPGQAKSDLWQLMEFSKRFTTDEVWPAEILDANPEFKGKSLFEVLYANGQVDKFPLSETAEGFANDESEHFGFYVQKGLFEEYATFGRGKAHDLADFDVYHNARGLRWPVVDGQETLYRFREGYDPYVPEGEGVRFYGNKDGKAKIIFAPYEPPAESPDEEYPLWLVTGRVLEHWHSGSMTRRVPELHRSFPYAVVFMHPDDAKEKGLRRGQEIVISTRRGEMHSRVETRGRNKMPRGVVFVPWFDEGQLINKLTLDATCPLSKETDFKKCACTVERA; this is encoded by the coding sequence ATGACTCTGCCAACGTCTCGTCGTACTTTTCTGAAGGCCACCGCCGCCGCCGCGACGGCTTCGGCCGCCGGCATCACGATGCCACAGGACGCCAAAGCGCAGGCCGGCACGCCCGACATCCGCTGGGACAAAGCGCCTTGCCGCTTCTGCGGTACGGGCTGTTCGGTTCTGGTGGGCACCAAGGAAGGACGTGTTGTCGCAACGCAAGGCGACCCCAAAGCGCCGGTGAACCGTGGCCTCAACTGCATCAAAGGCTACTTCCTGTCCAAGATCATGTACGGCGAAGATCGCCTGACCGCGCCAATGCTGCGCAAGTCGAACGGCGTCTATGACAAGAACGGCGAATTCACCCCGGTGAGCTGGGACGAGGCTTTCGACGTGATGGCGTTGAAATTCAAGGAAGCACTCAAGGAAAAAGGCCCGACCGGCATCGGCATGTTCGGCTCCGGCCAATGGACGGTCTGGGAAGGCTACGCCGCTGCCAAGCTGATGAAAGCGGGCTTCCTGTCCAACAACATCGACCCCAACGCGCGTCACTGTATGGCGTCGGCCGTGGTCGGTTTCATGCGCGCCTTCGGCATCGACGAACCGATGGGGTGCTATGACGATCTGGAGCATGCGGATACCTTTGTGCTGTGGGGCTCCAACATGGCCGAGATGCACCCCATCCTGTGGTCGCGCCTCACCGACACGCGCCTGACCAAGCCGGGTGCACAGGTGCACGTTCTTTCGACCTTTGAGCACCGTTCGTTCGAACTGGCCGACAACGGCATGATCTTTACGCCGCAAACTGACCTCGCGATCCTGAACTTCATCGCGAACTACATCATCCAGACTGATGCGGTGAACTGGGACTTCGTGAACAAACATGTGAACTTCACCAAAGCCACGACCGATATCGGTTATGGCCTGCGTGACGAGCACCCGCTTCAGCAGGCTGCGGCCAACCCGAACAACGGCAAATTGGAAAGCATCGATTTCGAAGCTTTCAAAGAGCATGTGAGCGAGTACACCGTCGAGAAGGTCAGTGAGCTTTCCGGTGTTCCTGAAAGCCAGCTTTTGCGCCTTGCGCAGCAATATGCCGATCCGAACCGCAAGGTGATGTCGCTTTGGACGATGGGTTTCAACCAGCACACACGTGGGTCCTGGGTGAACGGCCTGATGTACAACGTCCACCTGCTGGTCGGCAAAATCTCCGAGCCGGGTAACTCGCCGTTCTCGTTGACCGGTCAGCCTTCGGCATGTGGTACGGCCCGCGAGGTTGGTACCTTTGCGCACCGGCTGCCGGCCGACATGGTGGTTGGCAATGATGAGCACCGCGCCATTTCCGAAAAGAAATGGAAAATTCCGTCGGGTATCCTGAATGCCAAAGTCGGTTCGCACGCGGTCCAGCAGAACCGCGATCTGAAGGACAGCAAAATCAACGCCTACTGGGTGCAGTGCAACAACAACATGCAGGCCGCCCCGAATATCAACGAAGAAGGTTACCCGGGTTACCGTAACCCCGACAACTTCATTGTTGTTTCGGATCCCTATCCGACTGTCACTGCTCTGGCTGCCGACCTGATCCTTCCGACCGCGATGTGGGTGGAAAAAGAGGGTGCGTATGGCAACGCGGAGCGCCGGACCCAATTCTGGCGCCAGCAGGTCGATGCACCGGGTCAGGCAAAATCGGATTTGTGGCAGCTGATGGAATTCTCCAAACGCTTCACCACCGACGAAGTGTGGCCGGCGGAAATTCTGGATGCCAATCCGGAATTCAAAGGCAAGTCGCTGTTTGAAGTGCTCTACGCCAACGGTCAGGTGGACAAGTTCCCGCTCAGCGAAACGGCGGAAGGCTTTGCCAACGACGAATCCGAGCATTTCGGTTTCTATGTCCAGAAAGGTCTCTTTGAAGAATACGCTACCTTCGGTCGCGGCAAGGCGCACGATCTGGCGGACTTTGATGTCTATCACAACGCCCGTGGCTTGCGGTGGCCGGTCGTGGACGGTCAGGAGACTCTCTACCGTTTCCGCGAGGGTTATGACCCCTATGTTCCGGAAGGCGAAGGTGTCCGCTTCTATGGTAACAAGGACGGCAAGGCGAAGATCATCTTCGCGCCTTACGAGCCGCCTGCAGAAAGCCCGGATGAGGAATATCCTCTGTGGCTGGTCACTGGTCGTGTGCTTGAGCATTGGCACTCCGGTTCGATGACACGCCGCGTGCCCGAGTTGCACCGGTCCTTCCCATATGCAGTGGTGTTCATGCACCCGGATGATGCGAAGGAAAAAGGCTTGCGCCGTGGTCAGGAGATCGTGATTTCCACCCGTCGGGGCGAGATGCACAGTCGTGTGGAAACCCGCGGCCGCAACAAGATGCCACGCGGTGTCGTGTTTGTGCCGTGGTTCGACGAAGGCCAGCTGATCAACAAGCTGACACTCGATGCGACTTGCCCGCTCTCCAAAGAGACGGACTTCAAGAAATGTGCCTGCACGGTTGAGCGCGCGTAA
- the napH gene encoding quinol dehydrogenase ferredoxin subunit NapH: MSVKTHLPVGHEAIRDKGLIRAHKYLILRRLSQTFFLSLFLLGPWFGIWWVKGNLSGSLTFEVLPLTDPFILLQGMVAGHWPEMTALIGALIVAAVYALIGGRMYCSWVCPINAVTDTAAWAHRRLDLPKGWQPKKNTRYFVMAMVLVVSALSGAVAWELVNPISMLHRGLIFGVGFAWTFVVAVFLFDLFVARRGWCSHICPVGAFYGLLGNRSLLRVSAEKRAACDDCMDCFAVCPEIHVITPALRGKDEDTPLILSPDCTNCGRCIDVCSVDVFHFTNRFDDTPAPGRVRARPKQTRKIGEAA; encoded by the coding sequence ATGAGCGTGAAAACCCATCTGCCGGTCGGGCACGAAGCGATCCGTGACAAGGGGCTGATCCGCGCGCACAAATACCTGATCCTGCGCCGCCTGTCGCAAACCTTCTTTTTATCGCTGTTCTTGCTTGGGCCGTGGTTTGGCATCTGGTGGGTCAAAGGAAATTTGAGCGGCTCTCTGACCTTTGAGGTTCTGCCCCTGACAGATCCCTTTATCCTTTTGCAGGGCATGGTTGCGGGACACTGGCCGGAAATGACCGCGCTGATTGGTGCGCTAATTGTTGCGGCTGTTTATGCGCTGATCGGCGGCCGGATGTATTGTAGCTGGGTATGTCCGATAAATGCTGTGACCGACACGGCCGCCTGGGCGCATCGCCGCCTCGACCTGCCCAAGGGTTGGCAGCCTAAGAAAAACACCCGCTATTTCGTGATGGCCATGGTTTTGGTGGTGTCCGCGCTGTCCGGCGCCGTGGCCTGGGAACTGGTGAACCCGATTTCCATGCTCCATCGCGGCCTGATTTTCGGCGTGGGTTTCGCGTGGACTTTCGTGGTGGCGGTTTTCCTCTTTGACCTTTTTGTCGCCCGCCGTGGATGGTGCAGTCACATCTGTCCGGTCGGTGCTTTCTATGGGTTGCTGGGCAACAGGTCGCTGTTGCGGGTCAGCGCCGAGAAACGCGCGGCCTGTGACGATTGTATGGATTGTTTCGCGGTGTGTCCGGAGATCCATGTGATCACTCCGGCCCTGCGCGGGAAAGACGAAGACACCCCGCTAATCCTGTCACCGGATTGCACCAATTGCGGCCGATGCATCGATGTGTGCTCGGTCGATGTGTTCCATTTTACCAACCGTTTCGACGACACGCCCGCGCCGGGGCGTGTGCGGGCGAGACCCAAACAAACAAGAAAGATCGGCGAAGCCGCCTAA
- the paaB gene encoding 1,2-phenylacetyl-CoA epoxidase subunit PaaB → MSKEWPLWEIFIRGQHGLSHRHVGSLHAPDAEMAIKNARDVYTRRNEGVSIWVVEANNISASSPSEKGPLYEPSESKIYRHPTFFDIPDEVGHM, encoded by the coding sequence ATGTCCAAAGAATGGCCCCTCTGGGAAATATTCATTCGCGGCCAGCACGGCCTGAGCCACCGTCACGTCGGTAGTTTGCACGCGCCGGATGCTGAAATGGCGATCAAAAACGCCCGCGACGTCTACACCCGCCGCAACGAAGGCGTGTCGATCTGGGTGGTCGAGGCCAACAACATTTCCGCGTCCTCGCCAAGCGAAAAAGGCCCGCTCTACGAGCCCTCGGAGTCCAAGATCTACCGCCATCCGACCTTTTTCGACATCCCGGACGAAGTGGGGCACATGTGA
- a CDS encoding MarR family winged helix-turn-helix transcriptional regulator encodes MDSSQDAALHPDAALSRTRLVLWQKLQKSASVIEDELRRRLRRDCDSTLPRFDVMAELSAAPEGLRMSEISDRLRVSAGNVTGIVDKLAEEGLAERVAVPDDRRASRVVLTEKGQGAFAVLARIYESWINEMLGNLNLDDVEGMILRLDRLIDALDTDEFGALAQRGE; translated from the coding sequence ATGGATTCGTCGCAGGACGCCGCCTTGCACCCAGATGCCGCGCTGTCGCGCACGCGTCTCGTGCTCTGGCAAAAATTGCAAAAATCAGCGTCAGTGATCGAAGATGAACTGCGTCGGCGGTTGCGTCGTGACTGCGACAGTACCCTCCCAAGGTTTGATGTGATGGCCGAACTGTCGGCCGCACCTGAGGGACTGCGGATGAGCGAAATCTCAGACCGCTTGCGGGTTTCAGCGGGAAACGTCACCGGCATCGTCGACAAACTGGCGGAGGAGGGTCTGGCGGAACGAGTGGCAGTGCCTGACGACCGGAGGGCGTCGCGGGTTGTGTTGACGGAGAAAGGGCAGGGAGCCTTTGCCGTCCTGGCGCGGATCTATGAAAGCTGGATCAACGAAATGCTGGGTAATCTGAATCTGGATGACGTCGAAGGCATGATCTTGCGCCTGGACAGGCTGATTGATGCACTCGACACAGATGAGTTCGGCGCTTTGGCGCAACGGGGGGAATGA
- a CDS encoding YfbM family protein, with translation MSMTMQIFAVPEDQLSAEQVNSFLRKNLYGENALELEKEWAALDHMLPNFGKSAYSALRSGIPIGDDWGYGPALAINSNEAKAFLEQVQAISKDEFAQNFSFDDLAQNDVYPPIWDRKDPDDKHFVVETYQQLREFTKEAVDNGQALLTVIL, from the coding sequence ATGAGCATGACAATGCAAATCTTTGCGGTGCCTGAAGACCAGCTGTCTGCGGAGCAGGTGAACAGTTTTCTGCGAAAAAACCTTTACGGCGAGAATGCTCTGGAATTGGAGAAAGAGTGGGCCGCTCTTGACCACATGCTGCCAAACTTTGGCAAAAGCGCGTATTCAGCGCTTAGAAGCGGCATCCCAATCGGCGACGACTGGGGCTATGGCCCCGCATTGGCGATAAATTCGAATGAAGCGAAAGCCTTTCTGGAGCAAGTCCAAGCCATTTCGAAGGACGAATTCGCTCAGAATTTCAGCTTCGACGACTTGGCCCAAAACGACGTCTATCCGCCGATTTGGGACCGAAAAGACCCTGATGACAAACACTTCGTTGTTGAGACGTACCAACAGCTTCGTGAGTTCACAAAAGAAGCCGTCGATAACGGCCAAGCTTTGCTCACCGTTATTTTGTAA
- the pcaF gene encoding 3-oxoadipyl-CoA thiolase translates to MTQAFICDATRTPIGRYGGALSSVRTDDLAALPIAALMTRNPQVDWSSLDDVIYGSANQAGEDNRNVARMAALLAGLPTDVPGATINRLCASGLDAVGMASRAIRAGDQDMLIAGGVESMSRAPFVMGKATTAFSRAAEVFDTTIGWRFINKKMKAQYGVDSMPQTADNVAADYNINREDQDAFAARSQARWAAAQEAGLLADEITPVTIPQRKGDDIVVTTDEHPRPGTGIDKLAKLRGVNGPDLTVTAGNASGVNDGAAALLIASENAASKNGLAPMARIVGMASAGVEPRIMGIGPVPATRKALDRAGLTIEQMDVIELNEAFAAQGLASLRELGVADDAAHVNPNGGAIALGHPLGMSGARLVMTAAYQLKRTGGRYALCTMCVGVGQGAALILERV, encoded by the coding sequence ATGACCCAAGCTTTCATCTGTGACGCGACCCGGACACCGATCGGTCGCTATGGCGGTGCGCTCTCTTCCGTGAGAACGGATGATCTCGCTGCGCTGCCGATTGCCGCGCTCATGACGCGCAATCCACAGGTCGACTGGTCCAGCTTGGATGATGTGATTTACGGATCGGCAAATCAGGCCGGAGAGGACAATCGCAATGTGGCGCGTATGGCGGCTCTGCTCGCAGGCTTGCCCACCGATGTTCCGGGTGCCACCATCAACCGCCTATGTGCCTCGGGACTGGATGCGGTCGGCATGGCGTCTCGGGCAATCCGCGCAGGCGATCAGGACATGCTCATCGCTGGCGGGGTGGAAAGCATGAGCCGGGCGCCCTTTGTTATGGGCAAAGCCACCACCGCTTTCTCCCGCGCGGCGGAAGTCTTTGATACCACCATCGGCTGGCGCTTCATCAATAAGAAGATGAAGGCCCAGTATGGCGTGGACAGCATGCCGCAAACCGCCGACAACGTTGCCGCTGACTACAACATCAACCGCGAAGACCAAGATGCTTTTGCTGCTCGCAGCCAGGCCCGCTGGGCCGCTGCGCAGGAAGCAGGCCTGCTCGCAGATGAAATCACCCCTGTGACCATCCCGCAGCGCAAAGGCGATGACATTGTTGTCACAACCGATGAACATCCCCGCCCCGGCACTGGCATCGACAAGTTGGCCAAACTCCGCGGTGTGAATGGTCCGGACCTGACGGTCACGGCGGGCAATGCTTCCGGCGTAAACGACGGCGCAGCCGCGCTTCTGATCGCCAGCGAAAACGCCGCCTCAAAGAACGGGCTCGCTCCGATGGCCCGCATCGTCGGTATGGCCTCTGCTGGCGTCGAACCGCGGATTATGGGCATTGGCCCGGTGCCCGCGACCCGTAAAGCACTGGATCGTGCCGGCCTCACCATCGAACAGATGGATGTGATAGAATTGAACGAAGCTTTCGCCGCTCAGGGACTGGCATCCCTGAGAGAACTCGGGGTGGCAGATGACGCGGCACACGTAAACCCCAACGGCGGCGCCATCGCTCTTGGCCACCCGCTCGGAATGTCCGGCGCGCGCCTTGTGATGACGGCCGCTTATCAGCTCAAGCGCACCGGCGGCCGCTACGCGCTCTGCACCATGTGTGTCGGTGTCGGCCAAGGCGCAGCCCTGATTTTGGAGCGGGTGTAA
- the paaA gene encoding 1,2-phenylacetyl-CoA epoxidase subunit PaaA produces MYAQMIKSEASKDDPEKLAEFQKKIDADIKVEPCDWMPEGYRKTLIRQIGQHAHSEIVGQLPEGNWITRAPTLERKMILLAKVQDEAGHGLYLYAAAETLGVSRDELTEMLLDGRMKYSSIFNYPTLNWADIGAVGWLVDGAAIMNQVPLQRTSYGPYSRAMIRICKEESFHQRQGYDIMMKMAQGTEAQKKMAQDALNRLWYPSLMMFGPSDAESVHSTQNMAWKIKMNTNDELRQKFVDQTVPQAEYLGLTIPDENLTWNEEKGGYDYSDPDWTEFFNVLKGNGPCNTDRMEARNKAWDDGKWVRDGLLAHAEKKRAAKTAAE; encoded by the coding sequence ATGTATGCACAGATGATCAAGTCCGAGGCGTCCAAGGATGACCCCGAGAAACTCGCCGAGTTTCAGAAGAAAATCGACGCGGACATCAAGGTCGAGCCGTGCGACTGGATGCCTGAAGGCTACCGCAAAACCCTGATCCGTCAGATCGGCCAGCACGCGCATTCCGAAATCGTGGGCCAGCTGCCAGAAGGCAACTGGATCACCCGCGCGCCCACGCTGGAGCGCAAGATGATCCTTCTCGCCAAGGTCCAGGATGAGGCCGGCCATGGTCTCTACCTCTATGCCGCCGCCGAAACGCTGGGCGTCAGCCGCGACGAGCTGACCGAGATGCTTTTGGATGGCCGGATGAAATACTCCTCCATCTTCAACTACCCGACGCTGAACTGGGCCGACATCGGCGCCGTCGGCTGGCTGGTCGACGGCGCGGCGATCATGAACCAAGTGCCGCTTCAGCGCACATCCTACGGCCCCTACTCGCGCGCCATGATCCGCATCTGCAAGGAAGAGAGCTTTCACCAGCGTCAGGGCTACGACATCATGATGAAGATGGCGCAAGGCACTGAGGCGCAAAAGAAAATGGCGCAGGATGCGCTCAACCGCCTCTGGTATCCGTCTCTGATGATGTTCGGTCCCTCTGATGCCGAGTCCGTGCACTCCACCCAGAACATGGCGTGGAAAATCAAGATGAACACCAATGACGAGCTGCGCCAGAAGTTCGTCGACCAGACCGTGCCACAGGCAGAGTATCTCGGGCTGACCATCCCTGACGAGAACCTGACGTGGAACGAAGAAAAGGGCGGCTACGACTACTCTGATCCGGACTGGACCGAATTCTTCAACGTGCTCAAAGGCAACGGCCCCTGCAACACCGACCGCATGGAAGCCCGCAACAAGGCGTGGGACGACGGCAAATGGGTGCGCGATGGCCTGCTGGCCCACGCAGAAAAAAAACGCGCCGCCAAGACAGCTGCGGAATAA
- a CDS encoding NapC/NirT family cytochrome c, translated as MSDQDNNTGKKPGFIRRVWTALWSPTSAWSLGTLLVGGFVAGILFWGSFHWALELTNTEKFCISCHSMERNFVEYQDTVHYNNHSGVRATCPDCHVPKEWQHKIKAKIMASKDVYHHLVGTINTEEKYQAHRLHMASLSWAKMKQSDSRECRNCHKFEYMDFTIQENRAAASHQTAIDEGKTCIDCHQGIAHKLPENYLDKYREVVDELAANGDIPLPEGKDVATAKSELRDHLSTN; from the coding sequence ATGTCTGATCAAGACAACAACACCGGCAAAAAGCCGGGTTTCATCCGGAGGGTCTGGACCGCCCTTTGGTCGCCGACGTCGGCCTGGTCTCTTGGTACCCTGCTGGTGGGTGGCTTCGTGGCGGGCATCCTGTTCTGGGGTAGCTTCCACTGGGCTTTGGAGCTTACCAACACCGAGAAGTTCTGTATCTCGTGCCATTCGATGGAGCGGAACTTCGTCGAGTATCAGGACACGGTGCACTACAATAACCACTCGGGTGTGCGTGCGACTTGTCCGGACTGCCACGTTCCCAAAGAATGGCAGCACAAGATCAAGGCCAAGATCATGGCGTCAAAAGACGTCTATCACCATCTTGTCGGTACCATTAATACCGAGGAGAAATACCAAGCGCATCGCTTGCACATGGCCAGCCTGAGTTGGGCCAAGATGAAGCAGAGCGATAGTCGTGAATGCCGCAACTGCCACAAATTCGAATATATGGACTTCACCATTCAGGAGAACCGCGCGGCGGCGTCGCACCAGACAGCAATCGACGAAGGCAAGACCTGCATTGATTGTCACCAGGGCATCGCGCACAAACTGCCGGAAAATTATCTGGACAAGTACCGCGAGGTCGTGGACGAACTGGCTGCAAATGGCGACATCCCGCTGCCTGAAGGCAAGGACGTGGCCACAGCCAAGTCGGAGTTGCGTGATCATCTGAGCACCAACTGA
- the napG gene encoding ferredoxin-type protein NapG, whose protein sequence is MSAKPAQKMDPARRRFLQDAARGTAGCAVAGMGLMWMVQDARALPDRAIRPPGALPENDFLASCIRCGLCVRDCPYDTLVLAELGVDGAATGTPFFTARDIPCEMCDDIPCVAACPTGALDKGLTDIDDARMGLAVLIDQETCLNALGLRCDVCYRVCPLIDEAITLERRHNERSGHHAIFMPTVHSDKCTGCGKCEKSCVLPDEAAIKVLPIRVARAPSAEHYKLGWEENNPLVDEIIDLPDRLPGSGTDNLAAPGGFEAEGAFQPTFKLPTAEGAGQ, encoded by the coding sequence ATGTCCGCCAAACCGGCACAGAAAATGGACCCGGCCCGCCGTCGCTTCCTTCAGGATGCGGCGCGCGGGACTGCGGGCTGTGCTGTGGCGGGCATGGGGTTGATGTGGATGGTTCAGGATGCGCGCGCGCTGCCTGACCGTGCCATTCGGCCACCGGGTGCTTTGCCCGAAAATGACTTCCTCGCGTCCTGCATCCGGTGCGGATTGTGCGTGCGAGATTGCCCCTATGATACGCTGGTTCTTGCCGAGCTTGGTGTAGATGGCGCTGCGACTGGCACGCCGTTTTTCACTGCGCGCGACATACCTTGCGAGATGTGTGATGACATTCCGTGTGTCGCGGCCTGTCCGACAGGCGCTCTGGACAAAGGCCTGACCGACATTGATGACGCCCGCATGGGGCTTGCGGTTTTGATCGATCAGGAAACCTGCCTCAATGCGCTGGGGTTGCGCTGCGACGTCTGCTATCGTGTCTGCCCTTTGATTGATGAGGCGATCACTCTGGAGCGACGCCACAACGAGCGGTCGGGCCACCACGCGATTTTCATGCCCACCGTGCATTCTGACAAATGTACGGGCTGCGGCAAATGCGAGAAATCCTGTGTCCTTCCGGATGAGGCGGCGATCAAGGTGCTGCCGATCCGTGTCGCCCGTGCGCCAAGCGCCGAGCACTACAAACTGGGGTGGGAGGAGAACAACCCGCTGGTAGACGAAATTATCGATCTGCCGGACCGTTTGCCGGGAAGCGGCACCGACAACCTTGCTGCTCCGGGCGGGTTTGAAGCTGAAGGAGCGTTTCAGCCCACGTTCAAACTGCCGACCGCAGAGGGGGCAGGGCAATGA